The following coding sequences lie in one Kribbella sp. NBC_00709 genomic window:
- a CDS encoding ABC transporter substrate-binding protein codes for MKKALTALAAVGALVALAACGGNSDNSSDGSGSSTEKVTLKFQSLAFQKTTVAATKKIVADWNAANPNIQVEYVQGSWDSVHDQLVTQFQGGTAPDIIHDESADITGFINQGYLADLSPYLSQETKDAVSKGVWDTVSNDGKIYGAPTLMQSYVVLANSAMFKQAGITATGDSLTWDDLAADAKKLTAAGKYGLGWGLKSPTATVLNLGMNFDGKFFDGTGKDAKATIGDPELEVPKRIHAMAYDDKSIDPTSLTQSASDVLPGFYAGKYGMIVAGNYVAQQILEEAPKTFQWEVLPPLKGTSTQQAANPQTLSVPAEGKHIEQSAKFIDYFMKADNLAAVGQGDWLIPTTQGARDAIQKATGGKNGWEQTLASGNDLTKAPFQSVENYPKWKDQIATPALQEYLANKTDLAALGKKLSDGWGQVNQ; via the coding sequence ATGAAGAAAGCATTGACCGCTCTGGCGGCGGTGGGCGCACTGGTGGCGCTCGCGGCCTGCGGGGGCAACAGCGACAACAGTTCCGATGGCTCGGGTTCGTCGACCGAGAAGGTGACGCTCAAGTTCCAGAGCCTCGCCTTCCAGAAGACGACGGTCGCCGCGACCAAGAAGATCGTCGCCGACTGGAACGCCGCCAACCCGAACATCCAGGTCGAGTACGTCCAGGGCAGCTGGGACTCGGTGCACGACCAGTTGGTGACCCAGTTCCAGGGCGGGACCGCGCCGGACATCATCCACGACGAGTCCGCCGACATCACCGGGTTCATCAACCAGGGTTACCTCGCGGACCTCTCGCCGTACCTGAGCCAGGAGACCAAGGACGCTGTCTCGAAGGGTGTCTGGGACACGGTCTCGAACGACGGCAAGATCTACGGCGCGCCGACCCTGATGCAGTCGTACGTCGTGCTGGCGAACTCGGCGATGTTCAAGCAGGCCGGGATCACCGCGACCGGTGACTCGCTGACCTGGGACGACCTGGCCGCCGACGCGAAGAAGCTGACCGCGGCCGGCAAGTACGGCCTGGGCTGGGGCCTGAAGAGCCCGACCGCGACCGTGCTGAACCTCGGCATGAACTTCGACGGCAAGTTCTTCGACGGCACCGGTAAGGACGCCAAGGCAACGATCGGCGACCCGGAGCTCGAGGTGCCGAAGCGGATCCACGCGATGGCGTACGACGACAAGTCGATCGACCCGACCTCGCTGACCCAGAGCGCCTCCGACGTACTGCCCGGGTTCTACGCCGGCAAGTACGGGATGATTGTCGCCGGCAACTATGTCGCGCAGCAGATCCTCGAAGAGGCGCCGAAGACCTTCCAGTGGGAGGTGCTGCCGCCGCTGAAGGGCACCAGCACCCAGCAGGCCGCGAACCCGCAGACGCTGTCGGTGCCGGCCGAGGGCAAGCACATCGAGCAGTCGGCGAAGTTCATCGACTACTTCATGAAGGCCGACAACCTGGCCGCGGTCGGTCAGGGCGACTGGCTGATCCCGACCACGCAAGGCGCCCGGGACGCGATCCAGAAGGCGACCGGCGGCAAGAACGGCTGGGAGCAGACGCTTGCGAGCGGCAACGACCTCACCAAGGCGCCGTTCCAGAGCGTGGAGAACTACCCGAAGTGGAAGGACCAGATCGCGACGCCGGCGCTGCAGGAGTACCTGGCGAACAAGACCGATCTGGCCGCGTTGGGCAAGAAGCTGAGCGACGGATGGGGTCAGGTCAACCAGTGA
- a CDS encoding GNAT family N-acetyltransferase — protein sequence MLWKIRTELADRPGALAELAARCGADDINILSLEVFTAETGAVDELVVSTGVGWTADDLTALVTEAGCVGTTVRPCQADVLSDAPTRYLRAVLRLLDDPMSVDEELGNLQGFDEYTPAEWARADVLVEIAGRLAERFDSVEGPRPGSGVPVLRTATVEDADAVVAMHDRCSYESRTRRYHVPMPKLTARTARHLSAPAGGVSVVAAVDGAVIGMATAAPWEELGSTTMEVAVLVEDGWQGQGLGLRLLRQVVEEARTLGTDRVVCMVQPENHAMLRTLERLRMRSRVVRDGDSLMVSVALSDRSLSHAVDRPAVQYRHTRATPSHRSEPPRSAGQPAREHALAALSALQPDSDRAGAADRDGADRGGRP from the coding sequence ATGCTCTGGAAGATCAGGACCGAACTCGCCGACCGGCCCGGTGCGCTGGCCGAACTCGCTGCACGGTGTGGTGCGGACGACATCAATATCCTCAGCCTCGAGGTCTTCACCGCCGAGACCGGCGCTGTCGACGAGCTGGTGGTCTCCACCGGCGTCGGCTGGACCGCCGACGACCTGACCGCGCTCGTGACCGAGGCCGGCTGCGTCGGTACGACGGTCCGCCCCTGCCAGGCCGACGTACTCAGTGACGCGCCGACGCGCTACCTGCGCGCCGTACTGCGGCTCCTCGACGACCCGATGTCGGTCGACGAGGAGCTGGGGAACCTGCAGGGCTTCGACGAGTACACGCCGGCCGAGTGGGCCCGGGCCGACGTACTCGTCGAGATCGCCGGCCGGCTCGCGGAGCGGTTCGACTCGGTCGAAGGACCGCGGCCCGGCAGCGGCGTACCCGTGCTGCGGACGGCGACCGTCGAGGACGCCGACGCAGTGGTCGCGATGCACGACCGGTGCTCGTACGAGAGCCGCACCCGGCGGTACCACGTGCCGATGCCGAAGCTGACTGCCCGGACCGCGCGGCATCTGTCCGCGCCGGCCGGTGGCGTGTCGGTGGTCGCGGCCGTTGACGGTGCCGTGATCGGGATGGCCACCGCGGCGCCGTGGGAGGAGCTGGGCAGTACGACGATGGAGGTCGCCGTACTGGTCGAGGACGGCTGGCAGGGACAGGGGCTCGGGCTCCGGTTACTGCGCCAGGTGGTGGAAGAGGCACGGACGCTCGGCACCGACCGGGTCGTCTGCATGGTGCAGCCGGAGAACCACGCGATGCTGCGGACCCTCGAGCGGCTGCGGATGCGGTCGCGAGTGGTCCGCGACGGCGACAGTCTGATGGTCAGCGTCGCCTTGTCCGACCGGAGCCTGTCGCATGCGGTGGATCGGCCCGCGGTGCAATATCGTCATACGCGTGCCACCCCTTCCCACCGGTCGGAACCCCCACGGTCTGCTGGTCAACCTGCCCGCGAGCACGCGCTCGCCGCTCTTTCAGCTCTTCAGCCGGATTCTGATCGCGCTGGGGCTGCTGACCGTGATGGTGCTGATCGTGGTGGTCGACCGTGA
- a CDS encoding GNAT family N-acetyltransferase: MIPLDSSPEALALRAAYDDQIRSRPGSANGGTIERVGPLIRKVGVEGDGFVQYLGGVDGAEVDRLIADQVEYFAKLGAKFEWKYYSHDLPADLPERLTKAGLVPEEEECLLLGDVDELSSDVVLTEGIRLREVTSRADLERMQAMEEEVWGYSHAWLPDALTQAIADDDPATVIVAETDEDDSKVVCASWIRFHTGTEFASLWGGSTLPEWRGRGIYRAHVAYRRNLAAARGYRYLQVDASPDSRGILARLGLRPVAVTVPYIWKPVA, translated from the coding sequence GTGATTCCTCTGGACAGCTCACCGGAAGCGCTCGCGCTGCGGGCCGCGTACGACGACCAGATCCGGTCCCGCCCCGGCAGCGCGAACGGCGGCACGATCGAACGCGTCGGCCCGTTGATCCGCAAGGTCGGCGTCGAGGGCGACGGCTTCGTGCAGTACCTCGGTGGCGTCGACGGCGCCGAGGTGGACCGGCTGATCGCCGACCAGGTCGAGTACTTCGCGAAGCTCGGCGCCAAGTTCGAGTGGAAGTACTACTCGCACGATCTGCCCGCGGACCTGCCCGAGCGGCTGACCAAGGCCGGGCTCGTACCGGAAGAGGAGGAGTGTCTCCTCCTCGGCGACGTGGACGAGCTGTCGAGCGACGTCGTCCTCACGGAAGGCATCCGGTTGCGCGAGGTCACGTCACGCGCGGACCTGGAGCGGATGCAGGCGATGGAGGAAGAGGTCTGGGGCTACTCGCACGCCTGGCTGCCGGATGCACTGACCCAGGCGATCGCGGACGACGACCCGGCGACGGTGATCGTGGCGGAGACCGACGAGGACGATTCCAAGGTCGTGTGCGCGTCGTGGATCCGGTTCCACACCGGAACCGAGTTCGCGTCGCTGTGGGGCGGCTCGACGCTGCCCGAGTGGCGCGGCCGGGGCATCTACCGGGCACACGTCGCCTACCGGCGGAACCTGGCGGCCGCGCGCGGCTACCGGTACCTGCAGGTCGATGCGTCCCCGGACAGCCGCGGCATCCTGGCCCGCCTGGGCCTGCGTCCGGTCGCGGTGACCGTCCCGTACATCTGGAAGCCTGTCGCCTGA
- a CDS encoding LacI family DNA-binding transcriptional regulator — MSRPTIAGVARAAGVSVASVSRVLNGLPATEEMVERVQRAVQELGYVPDARARSLKVGRTFQLTLAVADVGNPVYVTMMRAVEEVVSAAGYRLVVTTTGPDVVDEVALVRGMARGYADGLLISPIRVDEDLVKSIRECEVPVVVAGNVPAKAGVDTVRANSPKGMLLAVDHLVAKGRRRIAFVNGPADTVPGAARAKGFADALRAHDLRPAATAEAADFTFAAGRAVAPEILAVTSESVTSEEVRSRDHSSSDVSGGFDAVIGANDLLAVGLMHELAAAGLDVPGDVAVIGMDDSELAEQSFPPLTSVNLGSAERGRRAAELLLARIEDNERTPRRIVVQPSLSIRRSTP, encoded by the coding sequence GTGAGTCGTCCGACGATCGCTGGGGTGGCCCGGGCGGCCGGGGTCTCGGTGGCGTCGGTGTCACGCGTCCTGAACGGATTGCCCGCGACCGAGGAGATGGTCGAGCGGGTGCAGCGGGCGGTGCAGGAGCTCGGGTACGTCCCCGATGCGCGGGCGCGGTCGCTCAAGGTCGGACGGACGTTCCAGCTGACGCTCGCGGTCGCGGACGTTGGTAACCCGGTGTACGTGACGATGATGCGGGCGGTCGAGGAGGTCGTGTCCGCGGCCGGCTACCGGCTCGTGGTGACGACGACCGGTCCGGACGTGGTGGACGAGGTCGCGCTGGTCCGGGGGATGGCGCGCGGGTACGCCGACGGACTGCTGATCAGCCCGATCCGCGTCGACGAGGACCTGGTCAAGTCGATCCGCGAATGCGAGGTGCCGGTCGTAGTAGCCGGTAACGTCCCCGCCAAAGCCGGCGTAGACACCGTCCGAGCCAACTCTCCCAAAGGCATGCTCCTAGCCGTCGACCACCTGGTCGCGAAGGGCCGCCGGCGAATCGCGTTCGTGAACGGCCCGGCCGACACAGTGCCAGGAGCCGCACGGGCGAAGGGCTTCGCGGATGCGCTACGGGCGCACGACCTGCGGCCTGCAGCGACCGCCGAGGCAGCCGACTTCACCTTCGCCGCGGGCCGCGCCGTCGCCCCCGAGATCCTCGCCGTTACGTCCGAATCCGTTACGTCCGAAGAAGTGCGGTCCAGGGACCACAGTTCTTCGGACGTAAGCGGTGGGTTCGATGCGGTGATTGGGGCGAACGATCTGCTGGCAGTGGGGTTGATGCATGAACTGGCCGCGGCGGGGCTGGACGTGCCGGGTGATGTTGCGGTGATCGGGATGGATGACAGCGAGCTGGCCGAGCAGAGTTTTCCGCCGTTGACGAGTGTGAATCTCGGGTCCGCGGAGCGGGGGCGGCGGGCGGCTGAGTTGCTGTTGGCAAGGATCGAGGACAACGAGCGGACGCCCCGGCGGATCGTCGTACAGCCCTCGTTGAGCATCAGGAGGTCCACCCCGTGA
- a CDS encoding carbohydrate ABC transporter permease, with protein sequence MTATLTAPPTQVKKPGKPRQNREAIFLFLPALLPVLILSVYPLIRGIALGFTDARAGLHVETNFVGFDNFSKLLHNGLFWDSFRIGVIWTLSVTILQFVAALGLALLLNTDIKFRGVARTIALIPWAMPPVVVAIMWRLLLHPTNGPVNEILQNLHLTDHPINFLGNFSTALPAVIVVGIWVGMPMTTVTLLAGLQGIDRTLYEAAAVDGAGAWSQFWNITLPQLRTVIVAITSLDMIWNFNSFGLVYVLTAGGPGGKTMLPMLFAYNEAFRYGNFGMAAAMGDVMVVIIILFLFFYLRNRLRSEA encoded by the coding sequence ATGACCGCGACATTGACCGCGCCGCCGACGCAGGTGAAGAAGCCGGGGAAGCCGAGGCAGAACCGGGAAGCGATCTTCCTGTTCCTGCCGGCCTTGCTGCCGGTGCTGATCCTGAGTGTCTACCCGCTGATTCGCGGCATCGCGCTCGGCTTCACCGATGCGCGCGCCGGTCTGCACGTGGAGACCAACTTCGTCGGCTTCGACAACTTCAGCAAGCTGTTGCACAACGGGCTGTTCTGGGACTCGTTCCGGATCGGCGTGATCTGGACCCTGTCGGTCACGATCCTGCAGTTCGTCGCCGCCCTCGGCCTCGCGCTCCTGCTCAACACCGACATCAAGTTCCGCGGTGTCGCCCGTACCATCGCGCTGATCCCGTGGGCGATGCCCCCGGTGGTGGTCGCGATCATGTGGCGCCTGCTGCTGCACCCGACCAACGGCCCGGTCAACGAGATCCTGCAGAACCTGCACCTCACCGACCACCCGATCAACTTCCTCGGCAACTTCAGTACGGCGCTGCCGGCCGTGATCGTGGTCGGTATCTGGGTCGGTATGCCGATGACGACCGTCACCCTCCTGGCCGGCCTGCAAGGCATCGACCGGACCCTGTACGAAGCGGCCGCGGTCGACGGCGCCGGCGCCTGGAGCCAGTTCTGGAACATCACGCTCCCGCAGCTGCGGACCGTGATCGTCGCGATCACCAGCCTGGACATGATCTGGAACTTCAACTCGTTCGGCCTGGTGTATGTGCTGACGGCCGGGGGGCCGGGCGGCAAGACGATGCTGCCGATGCTGTTCGCCTACAACGAGGCGTTCCGCTACGGGAACTTCGGGATGGCCGCCGCGATGGGTGACGTGATGGTCGTCATCATCATCCTGTTCCTGTTCTTCTACCTGCGGAACCGTCTCCGGAGCGAAGCATGA
- a CDS encoding potassium channel family protein, producing the protein MVLIVVVDRDGYRDSYDGKVGLIDSIYYATVTLTTTGYGDITPVTPTARLVNAFIVTPLRIAFLVVLVGTTLEVLANEGRRIMRDTRWRKRMKDHTIVVGYGTKGRSAVQTLISNGVKRDNIVVIDPRAQAIGDAGNDQMAAFHGDATNRTVLRRAEVMTAREVIVTTDRDDSAVLVTLAVRQLNPNAHIVVAVREEDNVPLLRQSGADAVVTSSEAVGRLLGLTSVSPNLGEVMEDLLTYGEGLEVAERPVLGREVGKPPSAVPDRVVSVVRDGKVHRYYDSNVSVLAAGDKLIVVRPAKETPWAERPGADDTEE; encoded by the coding sequence ATGGTGCTGATCGTGGTGGTCGACCGTGACGGATACCGGGACAGCTACGACGGCAAAGTCGGGCTGATCGACAGCATCTACTACGCAACCGTCACGCTCACCACGACCGGGTACGGCGACATCACACCGGTGACGCCCACTGCCCGGCTGGTGAACGCCTTCATCGTGACTCCGCTGCGGATCGCGTTCCTGGTGGTTCTGGTCGGTACCACACTGGAAGTGCTGGCCAACGAGGGACGCCGGATCATGCGCGACACGCGCTGGAGGAAACGGATGAAGGACCACACCATCGTCGTCGGCTACGGCACCAAGGGCCGGTCCGCCGTGCAGACGCTGATCAGCAATGGGGTCAAGCGCGACAACATCGTGGTGATCGACCCGCGGGCGCAGGCGATCGGTGACGCGGGCAACGACCAGATGGCCGCCTTCCACGGCGACGCCACCAACCGGACGGTACTGCGCCGCGCCGAGGTGATGACCGCGCGCGAAGTGATCGTGACGACCGACCGGGACGACTCCGCGGTCCTGGTCACGCTGGCCGTGCGCCAGCTGAACCCGAACGCCCACATCGTGGTCGCGGTCCGCGAAGAGGACAACGTGCCGCTGCTGCGGCAGAGCGGCGCGGACGCCGTCGTCACTTCGTCGGAGGCGGTCGGCCGGCTGCTCGGCCTGACGTCGGTCAGCCCGAACCTCGGCGAGGTGATGGAGGACCTGCTCACGTACGGCGAAGGCCTCGAGGTGGCCGAACGCCCGGTCCTCGGCCGCGAGGTCGGCAAGCCCCCGTCCGCCGTACCCGACCGGGTCGTGTCCGTCGTCCGCGACGGCAAGGTGCACCGGTACTACGACTCGAACGTCTCGGTCCTGGCCGCCGGCGACAAGCTCATCGTCGTCCGCCCCGCCAAGGAGACCCCGTGGGCCGAGCGCCCCGGCGCGGACGACACCGAGGAATAA
- a CDS encoding alpha/beta fold hydrolase — translation MRQRVGYCTAPDAVKLAYAVHGAGPPIVRVATWMTNLEFDWESPVWRHWLDALGDGHTLIRYDERGCGLSDRDVDEISLDAWVADLEAVVDAAGLDRFALLGVSTGAPVAVAYAARHPERLTHLVLYGGYARGRALRGESERRRQDALVAAISAGWTDPDPTFRHLFSMLFLPAGTAEQMGWYDEAQRNCTSAATAVRIYSARSGINVVDAAAQVRTRTLVMHPARDRVVPIGEGRLLATLLPDARLVELESANHILLADDPAWPTFVSELRDFLGTKQAPVRPGVEELSRRELEVLELVAAGLTNEAIAERLSLSVRTVERHLTNTYVKLRVSGKAGRAAAAARFSEARRT, via the coding sequence GTGAGGCAGAGGGTCGGCTACTGCACGGCGCCGGATGCGGTGAAACTGGCGTACGCCGTGCACGGCGCCGGCCCGCCCATCGTCCGGGTGGCGACCTGGATGACGAACCTGGAGTTCGACTGGGAGAGCCCGGTGTGGCGGCACTGGCTCGACGCGCTCGGGGACGGTCACACCCTGATCCGGTACGACGAACGCGGCTGCGGGCTCTCGGACCGCGACGTCGACGAGATCTCGCTCGATGCCTGGGTGGCCGACCTCGAGGCGGTGGTCGACGCTGCGGGCCTCGACCGGTTCGCGCTGCTCGGCGTCTCGACCGGTGCGCCGGTCGCGGTTGCGTACGCGGCCCGCCACCCCGAACGGCTCACGCACCTCGTCCTGTACGGCGGCTACGCGCGCGGGCGGGCCCTACGGGGTGAGAGCGAGCGCCGGCGGCAGGACGCGCTGGTCGCCGCGATCTCGGCCGGCTGGACCGATCCCGATCCCACCTTCCGCCACCTGTTCAGCATGCTGTTTCTGCCGGCCGGTACCGCCGAACAGATGGGCTGGTACGACGAGGCACAACGCAACTGCACGTCGGCCGCGACCGCGGTCCGGATCTACAGCGCGCGGAGTGGCATCAATGTGGTCGACGCGGCGGCGCAGGTACGGACGAGAACGCTGGTCATGCACCCCGCGAGGGACCGCGTCGTACCCATCGGGGAAGGCCGGCTGCTCGCCACCTTGCTCCCCGACGCGCGACTGGTCGAGCTGGAATCGGCGAACCACATCCTGCTGGCGGACGACCCCGCGTGGCCGACCTTCGTCTCGGAGCTCCGCGACTTCCTGGGGACGAAGCAAGCCCCCGTCCGGCCGGGCGTCGAGGAGCTCAGCCGGCGCGAGTTGGAGGTCCTCGAGCTCGTCGCGGCGGGCCTGACCAATGAGGCGATCGCGGAGCGGCTCAGCCTCAGCGTCCGGACGGTGGAGCGTCATCTGACGAACACGTACGTCAAGCTGCGCGTCTCCGGCAAGGCCGGTCGCGCGGCGGCGGCGGCCCGGTTCTCCGAGGCCCGGCGTACCTGA
- a CDS encoding carbohydrate ABC transporter permease, whose translation MRTRPGTRVLQYLAVLAYLIFLGFPLVWLISSSLKSPQEFASINPSILPKHVDFSNYTDALNEQGLVRGLGNSLQISIYSTILVLIVALPVSYALARFRSRLRPLTNGWILVSQVFPVILIVIPLFMILRPLHLTNTIPGVVIVYMVWSLPFALWMLQGYVAAVPRELEEAASVDGASRVRTIVSIVMPLLRPGLIATAMFTFISAWNEFFFALVLLQDPQLKTLPLVLARFVGAEGQVQFGPLAAASVLATVPSLVFFAFLQRRLTSGLLSGAVKG comes from the coding sequence ATGAGAACCCGTCCCGGCACCCGCGTCCTGCAGTACCTCGCCGTCCTGGCGTACCTGATCTTCCTCGGCTTCCCGCTGGTGTGGCTGATCTCCAGCTCGCTCAAGTCGCCGCAGGAGTTCGCGAGTATCAACCCGTCGATCCTGCCGAAGCACGTTGACTTCTCCAACTACACCGACGCGCTGAACGAGCAGGGCCTGGTCCGCGGTCTCGGCAACAGCCTGCAGATCTCGATCTACAGCACGATTCTGGTGCTGATCGTCGCGCTGCCGGTGTCGTATGCGCTGGCCCGCTTCCGCAGCCGGCTGCGGCCGCTCACCAATGGGTGGATCCTGGTCAGCCAGGTGTTCCCGGTGATCCTGATCGTGATTCCGCTGTTCATGATCCTGCGCCCGCTGCATCTGACGAACACGATCCCCGGAGTGGTGATCGTGTACATGGTCTGGTCGCTCCCGTTCGCCCTCTGGATGCTGCAGGGGTACGTCGCCGCGGTGCCGCGCGAACTGGAGGAGGCCGCGTCCGTGGACGGTGCGAGCCGCGTCCGCACCATCGTGTCGATCGTGATGCCGCTGCTGCGGCCGGGGTTGATCGCGACCGCGATGTTCACGTTCATCTCGGCGTGGAACGAGTTCTTCTTCGCGCTGGTCCTGCTGCAGGACCCGCAGCTCAAGACACTTCCGCTGGTGCTCGCCCGCTTCGTCGGTGCCGAGGGCCAGGTGCAGTTCGGCCCACTGGCGGCCGCGTCCGTACTCGCAACTGTCCCAAGCCTGGTGTTCTTCGCCTTCCTGCAGCGTCGGTTGACCTCCGGCCTGCTGAGCGGCGCAGTCAAAGGCTGA
- a CDS encoding alpha/beta fold hydrolase codes for MSHMVTNDTASAVLAEPTQTYDVVGGGGVRLHAGEWGNRRGRPILFIHGWSASHVCWAHQLEGRLAEDFRLVAFDNRGHGMSEKPLDPDSYRDPQLWADDLAAVIDQLGLDRPVLVAWSYGGFIVSDYLRAYGEDRIGAVNLVGAAVMMKPPTFDHIGPDFLANAPEASQSDLATNIAAIRRFLDVCTAEPLSPDDWSAALAWNMVVPPAVRGALISREIDGDDVLARMSSPVLVTHGRSDTIVLPSMSEHVLDVCRTARPSWYDGVGHMPFGEDQARFDRELADLAKAVG; via the coding sequence ATGAGTCACATGGTCACGAACGACACGGCATCGGCGGTTCTGGCCGAGCCGACGCAGACGTACGACGTCGTTGGCGGGGGAGGCGTGCGGCTGCACGCCGGCGAGTGGGGCAACCGGCGAGGGCGCCCGATTCTCTTCATTCACGGCTGGTCCGCCAGTCACGTCTGCTGGGCGCACCAGCTGGAAGGCCGGCTCGCCGAGGACTTCCGGCTGGTCGCGTTCGACAACCGGGGCCACGGGATGTCCGAGAAGCCCCTGGACCCGGACAGTTACCGCGACCCGCAGTTGTGGGCGGACGACCTGGCCGCGGTCATCGACCAGCTGGGCCTCGACCGGCCGGTGCTGGTCGCCTGGTCGTACGGCGGGTTCATCGTCTCCGACTACCTCCGGGCGTACGGCGAGGACCGGATCGGCGCGGTCAACCTGGTCGGGGCGGCCGTGATGATGAAGCCGCCGACCTTCGACCACATCGGCCCCGACTTCCTCGCGAACGCACCGGAGGCGAGCCAGTCCGACCTGGCCACGAACATCGCTGCCATCCGGCGCTTCCTCGACGTCTGCACGGCCGAGCCGCTCTCGCCGGACGACTGGAGCGCCGCGCTGGCGTGGAACATGGTCGTTCCACCCGCGGTCCGGGGCGCGCTGATCTCCCGTGAGATCGACGGCGACGACGTACTCGCCAGGATGTCGTCGCCCGTGCTGGTGACGCACGGCCGGTCCGACACGATCGTGCTGCCCTCGATGTCCGAGCATGTCCTCGACGTCTGCAGGACCGCCCGGCCGTCCTGGTACGACGGCGTCGGCCACATGCCGTTCGGCGAGGACCAGGCCCGCTTCGACCGGGAGCTCGCCGACCTCGCGAAGGCCGTCGGCTAG